The following coding sequences are from one Streptomyces sp. NBC_00536 window:
- a CDS encoding family 2B encapsulin nanocompartment shell protein: protein MSVQAGSESEAQPQPQRSLATAAARNLATTTKSKPQMQEITSRWLLKMLPWVSVQGGTYRVNRRLTYSVGDGRVEFIKTGTQVQVIPAELGELPLLREYEDIDVLTELAQRCNQVDFEAGQELTSFGNTADKVFLLAHGRIDQIGPGPYGEDAVLRTVADGAYFGENALTDEEAIWEYTARAATSGTALVLSRQDFQLLADRVDSLRAHVEHVRSQPEQQTNKYGEAAIDLSAGHKGEAVLPGTFVDYEARPREYELSIAQTVLRVHTRVADLYNQPMNQTEEQLRLTVEALRERQEFEMLNNRDFGLLHNAEYDQRIQPHDGAPTPDDMDQLLSMRRGSKMFLAHPKAIAAFGRECNKRGLYPESIDIGGHRVPSWRGVPIFPSSKIPISDARTTSILCMRTGEDDGGVIGLHQPGIPDEIEPSMSVRFMGISEQAIISYLVTAYFSAAVLVPDALGVLENVEIGRWR from the coding sequence ATGTCGGTCCAGGCAGGTTCCGAGTCCGAGGCCCAGCCTCAGCCGCAGCGCAGTCTCGCGACAGCAGCCGCGCGGAACTTGGCAACCACCACCAAGTCCAAGCCGCAGATGCAGGAGATCACCTCGCGGTGGCTGCTGAAGATGCTGCCGTGGGTTTCGGTGCAGGGTGGCACCTACCGGGTGAACCGCCGCCTCACCTACTCCGTCGGTGACGGACGAGTGGAGTTCATCAAGACCGGGACCCAGGTCCAGGTGATCCCGGCCGAGCTGGGCGAACTGCCCCTGCTGCGCGAGTACGAGGACATCGACGTCCTCACCGAACTCGCCCAGCGCTGCAACCAGGTCGACTTCGAGGCCGGCCAGGAGCTGACCTCCTTCGGCAACACCGCCGACAAGGTGTTCCTGCTCGCCCACGGCCGGATCGACCAGATCGGCCCCGGCCCCTACGGCGAGGACGCGGTCCTGCGCACCGTCGCCGACGGCGCGTACTTCGGCGAGAACGCCCTCACCGACGAGGAGGCGATCTGGGAGTACACCGCCCGCGCCGCCACCTCGGGCACCGCGCTCGTCCTCTCCCGCCAGGACTTCCAGCTGCTGGCCGACCGCGTGGACTCGCTGCGGGCGCACGTGGAGCACGTACGCTCCCAGCCCGAGCAGCAGACCAACAAGTACGGCGAGGCCGCCATCGACCTCTCCGCGGGCCACAAGGGCGAGGCCGTCCTGCCCGGCACCTTCGTGGACTACGAGGCCAGGCCGCGCGAGTACGAACTCAGCATCGCCCAGACCGTCCTGCGCGTGCACACCCGCGTCGCGGACCTCTACAACCAGCCGATGAACCAGACCGAGGAGCAGTTGCGGCTCACGGTCGAGGCGCTGCGCGAGCGCCAGGAATTCGAGATGCTCAACAACCGCGACTTCGGCCTGCTCCACAACGCCGAGTACGACCAGCGGATCCAGCCGCACGACGGCGCGCCCACCCCCGACGACATGGACCAGCTGCTCAGCATGCGCCGCGGGTCCAAGATGTTCCTCGCCCACCCCAAGGCCATCGCCGCCTTCGGGCGCGAGTGCAACAAGCGCGGCCTCTACCCCGAGTCGATCGACATCGGCGGTCACCGGGTGCCGTCCTGGCGCGGGGTGCCGATCTTCCCGAGCAGCAAGATCCCGATCAGTGACGCCCGTACGACCTCCATCCTCTGCATGCGCACCGGCGAGGACGACGGCGGTGTGATCGGCCTGCACCAGCCCGGGATCCCGGACGAGATCGAGCCGAGCATGTCCGTCCGGTTCATGGGGATCAGCGAGCAGGCGATCATCTCCTACCTGGTCACCGCCTACTTCTCGGCCGCCGTCCTGGTGCCGGACGCCCTCGGTGTCCTGGAGAACGTCGAGATCGGGCGCTGGCGCTGA
- a CDS encoding helix-turn-helix domain-containing protein, translated as MTEATDLAERAGDHDPRVGLRAVAALRRLLEQLEAVQVRSARNQGWSWQDIAAELGVSRQAVHKKHGRA; from the coding sequence ATGACGGAAGCAACCGATCTCGCCGAGCGGGCCGGTGACCACGACCCGCGCGTGGGCCTGCGTGCCGTGGCCGCCCTCCGCAGGCTGCTGGAGCAGCTGGAGGCGGTCCAGGTGCGCAGCGCCCGCAACCAGGGGTGGTCCTGGCAGGACATCGCGGCCGAGCTGGGTGTCAGCCGGCAGGCCGTACACAAGAAGCACGGGAGGGCCTGA
- a CDS encoding RrF2 family transcriptional regulator, with protein MRLTRFTDLALRVLMRLAVEETDLPTTREVAAAMEVPYTHTAKVVAKLQHLGLVEARRGRGGGLALTGAGRSASVGGIVRELEGAGDVVDCDGTTPCPLRSACILRGALRRAQEAFFAALDPLTVNSLVAAPTGPLLLGIAGPRAHSPG; from the coding sequence ATGCGGCTCACCCGATTCACCGACCTGGCACTGCGCGTCCTGATGCGCCTGGCCGTCGAGGAGACGGACCTCCCCACCACCCGCGAGGTGGCGGCCGCGATGGAGGTGCCCTACACGCACACGGCCAAGGTGGTCGCGAAACTGCAGCACCTGGGCCTGGTAGAGGCCCGGCGCGGCCGCGGCGGCGGGCTGGCGCTCACCGGCGCGGGGCGCTCGGCGTCGGTCGGCGGGATCGTCCGCGAGCTGGAGGGCGCGGGGGACGTCGTCGACTGCGACGGCACCACCCCCTGCCCGCTGCGCTCCGCGTGCATCCTGCGCGGCGCGCTGCGCCGGGCCCAGGAGGCGTTCTTCGCCGCACTGGACCCGCTGACGGTGAACAGCCTGGTGGCGGCCCCGACCGGGCCGCTCCTGCTGGGCATCGCCGGACCCCGGGCCCACAGCCCCGGCTGA
- a CDS encoding GNAT family N-acetyltransferase, with product MEIRSGGPADRDAVARLLDAAFFDDPVSTWVFPDPEHRRAVHAAFLGVFVDVALAEGRIDRTADGSAAALWLRIPAGEPEGEDEIPARMREAADPDNERCELVGRLMGEIHPTAEEHEYLLMIAVAPDRQGEGLGSELIRPVLERCDREGVAAYLEASSERSMRLYERLGWEFTGTPLRLPDGPLMWPMWRKPR from the coding sequence ATGGAGATACGTTCCGGCGGACCGGCGGACCGGGACGCGGTGGCGCGGCTGCTCGACGCGGCCTTCTTCGACGACCCGGTCAGCACCTGGGTCTTCCCCGACCCGGAGCACCGGCGCGCCGTCCACGCCGCGTTCCTCGGCGTCTTCGTCGACGTGGCCCTGGCCGAAGGCCGGATCGACCGCACCGCGGACGGCTCGGCCGCCGCGCTGTGGCTGCGGATCCCGGCCGGGGAACCGGAGGGCGAGGACGAGATCCCCGCACGCATGCGGGAGGCCGCGGACCCGGACAACGAGCGGTGCGAGCTGGTGGGGCGGCTCATGGGCGAGATACACCCCACGGCCGAGGAGCACGAGTACCTGCTGATGATCGCGGTCGCACCGGACCGGCAGGGGGAGGGGCTGGGCAGCGAACTGATCCGGCCGGTGCTGGAGCGCTGCGACCGGGAGGGCGTGGCGGCGTATCTGGAGGCGAGCAGCGAGCGCAGCATGCGCCTCTACGAGCGGCTCGGGTGGGAGTTCACGGGAACCCCGCTGCGGCTGCCGGACGGCCCGCTGATGTGGCCGATGTGGCGCAAGCCGCGCTGA
- a CDS encoding DUF4097 family beta strand repeat-containing protein — MAHQTTWSIAEPQQLTFEEPVSELRIRVVGGTVNVVAAAEGPAQLQVTEVSGPPLHVVRDGDTLTVSYEDLPWNGSQNLRKWFDSKPWKAWTGSGSGSGSDGGRKTWERSAVISLTVPAATRVQVATVSATAFVSGIAGATDVNGVSGDATLVGLSGAVKAHTVSGSVEAQALTGTLGFHSVSGGLTVVEGAGGSVRADSVSGDMLLDLDPDQTSPRPVDIALNSVSGQVAIRLPHPTDARVEANTATGGVSNAFEDLRVSGQFGAKRITGTLGSGTGTLRATTVSGSIALLRREPADAAAPSTPLVLEKKVL, encoded by the coding sequence ATGGCACACCAGACGACCTGGTCCATCGCCGAACCCCAGCAGCTCACCTTCGAGGAGCCGGTCTCCGAGCTCCGCATCCGTGTCGTGGGCGGCACGGTGAATGTGGTCGCGGCCGCCGAGGGGCCGGCGCAGCTGCAGGTCACCGAGGTCAGCGGGCCGCCCTTGCATGTGGTGCGGGACGGCGACACCCTCACCGTCTCCTACGAGGACCTGCCGTGGAACGGCTCGCAGAACCTGCGCAAGTGGTTCGACTCCAAGCCGTGGAAGGCCTGGACGGGCTCCGGCTCCGGCTCTGGCTCCGACGGCGGCCGCAAGACCTGGGAGCGCAGCGCCGTCATCTCGCTGACCGTGCCCGCCGCCACCCGGGTGCAGGTCGCGACGGTCAGCGCCACCGCCTTCGTCTCGGGCATCGCGGGCGCCACCGATGTCAACGGTGTTTCCGGTGACGCCACCCTCGTGGGACTCTCCGGGGCGGTCAAGGCGCACACGGTCTCCGGCAGCGTGGAGGCCCAGGCCCTCACCGGAACCCTCGGCTTCCACTCCGTCTCCGGCGGCCTGACCGTGGTCGAGGGCGCGGGCGGCAGCGTACGGGCGGACTCGGTCAGCGGTGACATGCTCCTGGACCTGGACCCGGACCAGACGTCCCCGCGGCCGGTGGACATCGCGCTGAACTCGGTCTCCGGCCAGGTCGCGATCCGCCTCCCGCACCCCACCGACGCGCGGGTCGAGGCCAACACCGCCACCGGCGGGGTCTCCAACGCCTTCGAGGACCTGCGGGTCTCCGGCCAGTTCGGCGCCAAGCGGATCACCGGCACCCTCGGGTCCGGGACCGGCACGCTGCGGGCGACGACCGTCTCCGGGTCCATAGCCCTGCTGCGCCGCGAGCCGGCCGATGCCGCCGCTCCGTCCACCCCCCTCGTGCTCGAAAAGAAGGTGCTCTGA
- a CDS encoding PadR family transcriptional regulator: MPPVFAHGRLRLYLLKLLDEAPRHGYEVIRLLEERFQGLYAPSAGTVYPRLAKLEAEGLVTHATEGGRKVYSITDAGRAELADRGGELADLELEIRDSVSELAAEMRDDVRGAAGELRREMRAAAAASESDTRVEGEAWRLAKEELRKARQEWKEQARRAKDESRRAREEAQQARRQAKEAQDRAREEVQRIASQLQDQFTKSGVREGLSEFTDRIGGLAGVWLGSTATHDGAKAQSSASGWAEDLSPSEDPARDLDRLLDRFRDDVRDAARDHGLTADRLEAIRADLATAADRITHTVRAPR, from the coding sequence ATGCCGCCCGTCTTCGCCCACGGCCGTCTGCGGCTGTATTTGCTGAAGCTGCTCGACGAGGCCCCGCGGCACGGGTACGAAGTGATCCGCCTGCTGGAGGAGCGCTTCCAGGGGCTGTACGCGCCCTCCGCGGGCACCGTGTACCCGCGGCTGGCCAAGCTGGAGGCCGAGGGGCTCGTCACGCACGCCACCGAGGGCGGGCGCAAGGTGTATTCGATCACTGACGCGGGCCGCGCCGAACTGGCCGACCGCGGCGGCGAACTGGCCGATCTGGAGCTGGAGATCCGCGACTCGGTCTCCGAACTGGCCGCCGAGATGCGCGATGACGTCCGGGGCGCCGCGGGCGAGCTGCGCCGCGAGATGCGGGCGGCGGCCGCCGCGTCCGAGTCCGACACCCGGGTCGAGGGCGAGGCCTGGCGGCTGGCCAAGGAGGAGCTGCGCAAGGCCCGTCAGGAGTGGAAGGAACAGGCCCGCCGGGCGAAGGACGAGAGCCGCCGGGCCCGCGAGGAGGCCCAGCAGGCCCGCCGCCAGGCGAAGGAGGCCCAGGACCGGGCCCGCGAGGAGGTCCAGCGCATCGCGAGCCAGTTGCAGGACCAGTTCACGAAGTCCGGGGTCCGCGAGGGGCTGTCGGAGTTCACCGACAGGATCGGCGGGCTGGCGGGCGTCTGGCTGGGCTCCACCGCGACCCACGACGGGGCCAAGGCGCAGTCGTCGGCGTCCGGATGGGCCGAGGACCTGAGCCCCAGCGAGGACCCGGCGCGCGATCTCGACCGGCTGCTCGACCGCTTCCGCGACGACGTGCGCGACGCGGCCCGCGACCACGGGCTGACCGCCGACCGGCTGGAGGCGATCCGCGCCGACCTGGCGACCGCCGCGGACCGCATCACGCACACGGTCCGGGCGCCCCGGTAG
- a CDS encoding Clp protease N-terminal domain-containing protein: MFERFTAGARDTVTGAVTEARRAGAAEVTEEHLLLALLELGALDPLGVDREAATAALVVARRRGGLSEADEEALAGLGIDLSEIIARVEETHGEGALATAGSGTRPRGGGRVRFAPGAKTTLARSLRITVGHREKSITPTHLLLALLTAPGPVADVLAAQGVTYARVEATAAATA; this comes from the coding sequence ATGTTCGAGAGGTTCACGGCCGGAGCGCGTGACACCGTCACGGGCGCGGTCACCGAAGCCCGGCGTGCCGGGGCCGCCGAGGTCACCGAGGAACACCTGCTGCTCGCCCTGCTGGAGCTGGGCGCGCTCGATCCGCTGGGCGTGGACCGGGAGGCGGCCACGGCCGCCCTGGTCGTGGCCCGCCGCCGGGGCGGCCTGTCCGAGGCCGACGAGGAGGCCCTGGCGGGCCTCGGCATCGACCTCTCCGAGATCATCGCCCGGGTCGAGGAGACCCATGGCGAAGGGGCGCTGGCCACGGCGGGCAGCGGCACCCGCCCGCGCGGCGGCGGCCGCGTCCGCTTCGCGCCGGGCGCGAAGACGACCCTGGCGCGGTCGCTCCGGATCACCGTGGGCCACCGCGAGAAGAGCATCACGCCGACCCATCTCCTGCTGGCCCTGCTCACCGCCCCGGGACCGGTGGCCGACGTACTGGCCGCGCAGGGCGTGACCTACGCCCGCGTGGAGGCCACCGCCGCGGCCACCGCCTGA
- the snpA gene encoding snapalysin: protein MRHSRRTAFASVVGLGLATALGVLPATSASAAPNGTSASYAAYESSQENANANRAFFEAVQRSVAEQRAANPGLMAVTVTYNTRNAPSFRSQISRSTQIWNSSVSNVKLQEVSSGGNFAYYEGNDSRGSYASTDGHGRGYIFLDYAQNQQYNSTRVTAHETGHVLGLPDHYSGPCSELMSGGGPGTSCQNTQPNSAERSRVNQLWANGLVASGMGTKG from the coding sequence ATGCGCCACTCCCGCAGGACCGCGTTCGCTTCCGTCGTCGGACTCGGTCTCGCCACCGCCCTCGGCGTCCTCCCCGCCACCAGCGCCAGCGCCGCCCCCAACGGCACTTCCGCCTCGTACGCGGCCTACGAGTCCTCGCAGGAGAACGCGAACGCCAACCGCGCCTTCTTCGAGGCCGTGCAGCGCTCGGTGGCCGAGCAACGCGCCGCGAACCCGGGCCTGATGGCGGTCACGGTCACCTACAACACCCGCAACGCGCCCAGCTTCCGCAGCCAGATATCCCGCTCCACGCAGATCTGGAACTCCTCCGTCTCCAACGTCAAGCTGCAGGAGGTGTCCTCGGGCGGGAACTTCGCGTACTACGAGGGCAATGACTCGCGCGGCTCGTACGCCAGCACCGACGGGCACGGCCGGGGGTACATCTTCCTCGACTACGCGCAGAACCAGCAGTACAACTCCACCCGCGTGACCGCCCACGAGACCGGGCACGTCCTCGGCCTGCCGGACCACTACTCGGGTCCGTGCAGCGAGCTGATGTCGGGCGGCGGGCCCGGCACCTCGTGCCAGAACACCCAGCCGAACTCCGCCGAGCGCTCCCGCGTGAACCAGCTGTGGGCCAACGGCCTGGTCGCCTCGGGGATGGGCACCAAGGGCTGA
- a CDS encoding LysR family transcriptional regulator gives MELEVRHLRALCAIADAGSLHKAARQLGVSQPSLTTQLRRIERALDGELFLRERTGCRPTPFGRSVLGRARPLLEDMAALVAEARALAHGPRLRIGSTASRALPGWLRRLHRRLPDTETSLVVDVSANALLRMVASGQLDVAFVHEVEGFPLRVPPGLEMHVLMEREPQFVSMARDHPAARRPVVDLREFAADRWTVDPSVDGEWDGLRRVLAGAGLRPAVLHADYHTAASLIVSGEAVAPCQPTSGPRDDMAIRPLYGDPLAVRLLLATRPGAHAEVYDDLRAAYREAALGTPPYRAWLRHHESPLLEAAADPDPEAEAEAA, from the coding sequence ATGGAGCTCGAGGTGAGGCACTTGCGCGCGCTGTGCGCCATCGCCGACGCCGGCAGCCTGCACAAGGCGGCCCGGCAGCTCGGGGTGAGCCAGCCCTCCCTGACGACCCAGCTGCGCCGGATCGAACGGGCCCTGGACGGCGAGCTGTTCCTGCGCGAACGCACCGGATGCAGGCCCACGCCCTTCGGGCGGAGCGTGCTCGGCCGGGCGCGTCCCCTGCTGGAGGACATGGCGGCCCTGGTGGCCGAGGCGCGGGCGCTCGCCCACGGGCCGCGGCTGCGGATCGGCTCCACCGCCAGCCGCGCGCTGCCGGGCTGGCTGCGCAGGCTGCACCGGCGGCTGCCGGACACCGAGACCTCCCTCGTGGTGGACGTCTCGGCCAACGCGCTGCTGCGGATGGTGGCTTCGGGGCAGCTCGACGTCGCCTTCGTGCACGAGGTGGAGGGTTTCCCGCTGCGGGTGCCGCCGGGGCTGGAGATGCACGTGCTGATGGAGCGCGAGCCGCAGTTCGTCTCGATGGCGCGGGACCATCCGGCGGCCCGCAGACCGGTCGTGGACTTACGGGAGTTCGCCGCCGACCGCTGGACGGTGGACCCCTCCGTCGACGGCGAATGGGACGGGCTGCGCCGGGTCCTCGCGGGCGCCGGACTGCGCCCCGCGGTGCTCCACGCCGATTACCACACCGCCGCGTCACTGATCGTCTCGGGCGAGGCCGTCGCCCCCTGCCAGCCGACCTCCGGGCCGCGCGACGACATGGCGATCCGCCCGCTGTACGGGGATCCGCTCGCCGTGCGCCTGCTGCTGGCCACCCGCCCCGGGGCACACGCCGAGGTCTACGACGACCTGCGCGCGGCCTACCGCGAGGCGGCCCTCGGCACCCCGCCGTACCGCGCCTGGCTGCGCCACCACGAGAGCCCCCTGCTGGAGGCGGCCGCGGACCCGGACCCGGAGGCTGAGGCGGAGGCGGCGTAA
- a CDS encoding zinc-binding dehydrogenase — translation MFAAYAARIDRDQPLSGLELGERPAPEARPGWVTVNVKAASLNHHDLWSLRGVGLGQEKLPMILGCDAAGTDQDGNEVVLHSVIGQSGHGVGPDEPRSILTERYQGTFAEQVTVPAWNVLRKPAELSFEEAACLPTAWLTAYRMLFTNAGVRPGDSVLVQGAGGGVATAAIVLGKAAGLRMYATSRDAAKRERAVELGAEEAYEPGARLPRRVDAVIETVGAATWSHSVKSLRPGGTLVISGATSGDRPAHAELTRIFFLELKVVGSTMGTKDELEDLLSFCAATGVRPVIDEVLPLDRAREGFAKLESGDLFGKVVLTV, via the coding sequence ATGTTCGCTGCCTACGCCGCCCGTATCGACCGTGACCAGCCGCTGAGCGGCCTCGAACTGGGCGAGCGCCCGGCGCCCGAGGCCCGCCCCGGCTGGGTGACCGTGAACGTCAAGGCCGCCTCCCTCAACCATCACGACCTGTGGTCGCTGCGCGGAGTGGGCCTCGGCCAGGAGAAACTCCCGATGATCCTCGGCTGCGACGCGGCCGGGACCGACCAGGACGGCAACGAGGTCGTCCTGCACTCCGTGATCGGCCAGAGCGGCCACGGGGTGGGACCGGACGAGCCCCGCTCGATCCTGACCGAGCGCTACCAGGGCACCTTCGCCGAGCAGGTCACCGTCCCGGCCTGGAACGTCCTGCGCAAACCCGCCGAGCTGTCCTTCGAGGAGGCCGCCTGCCTGCCGACGGCCTGGCTGACCGCCTACCGCATGCTGTTCACCAACGCCGGTGTGCGGCCCGGGGACTCGGTCCTGGTGCAGGGCGCGGGCGGCGGGGTCGCGACCGCCGCGATCGTGCTCGGCAAGGCCGCCGGGCTGCGGATGTACGCGACGAGCCGGGACGCGGCGAAGCGTGAGCGCGCGGTGGAGCTGGGCGCGGAGGAGGCGTACGAGCCCGGCGCGCGGCTGCCCCGGCGCGTGGACGCGGTGATCGAGACGGTGGGCGCGGCGACCTGGTCGCACTCGGTGAAGTCCCTGCGCCCGGGCGGCACCCTGGTGATCTCGGGCGCGACGAGCGGCGACCGGCCCGCTCACGCGGAACTGACCCGGATCTTCTTCCTGGAGCTGAAGGTCGTCGGCTCGACGATGGGCACGAAGGACGAGCTGGAGGACCTGCTGTCCTTCTGCGCGGCCACCGGGGTGCGCCCGGTGATCGACGAGGTGCTGCCGCTGGACCGGGCGCGGGAGGGGTTCGCGAAGCTGGAGTCGGGCGACCTCTTCGGCAAGGTGGTGTTGACCGTCTGA
- a CDS encoding family 2 encapsulin nanocompartment cargo protein polyprenyl transferase produces MSPGDGQEAAVLLARTRETVNPRLRRTVEGLPGSMRRVAMYHFGWEQADGTPAAGQAGKAIRPALVLASAEALGGHAEDAVPAAVAVELAHNFTLLHDDVIDEDVRRRGRATAWSVFGIPEAIISGDAMMALALQQLAEDPHPASARASARLAACVIELCGGQQADIAFERREHVSLDECLSMAMAKTGALLGCACALGALYAGAGPEEVDAMDAFGREAGLAFQLIDDLIGIWGDPEHTGKPAGADLRARKKSLPVVAALTSGTAAGADLAALYAGAMEAGDVRRAADAVERAGGRDWAQAHAADRMGRAVQQLARAVPDPGAADGLLALAEFVTRRTR; encoded by the coding sequence ATGTCGCCCGGAGACGGGCAGGAGGCCGCGGTCCTGCTGGCCAGGACAAGAGAAACGGTCAACCCGAGACTGCGCCGTACGGTCGAGGGCCTGCCCGGATCGATGCGACGTGTGGCCATGTACCACTTCGGCTGGGAGCAGGCCGACGGAACCCCGGCCGCGGGCCAGGCGGGCAAGGCCATCCGGCCCGCCCTGGTCCTCGCGTCCGCCGAGGCGCTCGGCGGGCACGCCGAGGACGCCGTACCCGCGGCGGTCGCGGTGGAACTGGCGCACAACTTCACGCTGTTGCACGACGACGTGATCGACGAGGACGTGCGCAGGCGCGGCAGAGCCACGGCCTGGAGCGTCTTCGGGATACCGGAGGCGATCATCTCCGGGGACGCGATGATGGCGCTGGCGCTCCAGCAGCTCGCGGAGGATCCCCATCCGGCCTCGGCGCGGGCCTCGGCCCGGCTCGCGGCCTGTGTCATCGAACTGTGCGGCGGGCAGCAGGCGGACATCGCCTTCGAGCGCCGCGAGCACGTCTCGCTCGACGAGTGCCTGTCGATGGCCATGGCCAAGACCGGGGCGTTACTGGGATGCGCCTGCGCCCTCGGCGCGCTGTACGCCGGGGCCGGGCCGGAGGAGGTCGACGCGATGGACGCGTTCGGCCGGGAGGCCGGACTGGCCTTCCAGCTGATCGACGACCTGATCGGCATCTGGGGGGATCCGGAGCACACCGGCAAGCCCGCGGGCGCCGATCTGCGGGCGCGCAAGAAGTCCCTGCCGGTCGTCGCCGCCCTCACCTCGGGCACGGCGGCGGGCGCGGACCTGGCCGCCCTGTACGCGGGCGCCATGGAGGCGGGCGACGTGCGCCGGGCCGCCGACGCGGTGGAGCGGGCCGGCGGGCGGGACTGGGCGCAGGCCCATGCCGCCGACCGGATGGGACGGGCCGTGCAGCAGCTCGCGCGGGCCGTACCGGATCCGGGGGCGGCGGACGGGCTGCTGGCGCTGGCCGAGTTCGTGACCCGCAGGACGCGCTGA